A section of the Streptomyces sp. V3I8 genome encodes:
- the mmsA gene encoding CoA-acylating methylmalonate-semialdehyde dehydrogenase, which produces MTKTVDHWIGGRTVEGTSGSYGPVTDPATGAVTTRVALAGAGEVDAAVAAAKGAYATWGTSSLARRSAILFAFRALLDAHRDEIAALITAEHGKVHSDALGEVARGLEIVDLACGITVQLKGELSTEVASRVDVASIRQPLGVVAGITPFNFPAMVPMWMFPLAIACGNTFVLKPSEKDPSAAVRLAELFTQAGLPDGVLNVVHGDKVAVDRLLEHPDVKAVSFVGSTPVARYIHTTASAHGKRVQALGGAKNHMLVLPDADLDAAADAAVSAAYGSAGERCMAVSAVVAVGAIGDELVARIRERAEKIRIGPGDDPASEMGPLITAAHRDKVASYVTGAAAQGSEVVLDGTGLTVEGHENGHWIGLSLLDRVPVDSDAYRDEIFGPVLCVLRVGTYDEGVALINASPFGNGTAIFTRDGGAARRFQLEIEAGMVGVNVPIPVPVGYHSFGGWKDSLFGDHHIYGNDGTHFYTRGKVVTTRWPDPSETPSGVDLGFPHHH; this is translated from the coding sequence GTGACGAAGACCGTCGACCACTGGATCGGCGGCAGGACCGTCGAAGGCACATCGGGTTCGTACGGGCCGGTCACCGACCCCGCGACCGGCGCCGTCACCACGCGGGTCGCCCTCGCGGGCGCCGGGGAGGTGGACGCCGCGGTCGCCGCCGCGAAGGGCGCCTACGCCACCTGGGGCACCTCCTCGCTCGCCAGGCGGTCCGCGATCCTCTTCGCGTTCCGCGCGCTGCTCGACGCCCACCGCGACGAGATCGCCGCGCTGATCACCGCCGAGCACGGCAAGGTGCACTCGGACGCGCTCGGCGAGGTCGCGCGCGGCCTGGAGATCGTCGACCTGGCGTGCGGGATCACCGTGCAGCTCAAGGGCGAGCTGTCGACCGAGGTGGCCTCGCGCGTCGACGTGGCCTCGATCCGCCAGCCGCTCGGGGTCGTCGCCGGCATCACGCCGTTCAACTTCCCGGCGATGGTGCCGATGTGGATGTTCCCGCTGGCGATCGCGTGCGGCAACACCTTCGTGCTCAAGCCGAGCGAGAAGGACCCGTCGGCGGCCGTCCGGCTGGCCGAGCTGTTCACGCAGGCGGGCCTGCCGGACGGCGTCCTCAACGTCGTCCACGGCGACAAGGTGGCCGTGGACCGGCTCCTGGAGCACCCGGACGTCAAAGCGGTCTCCTTCGTCGGCTCGACCCCGGTCGCCCGGTACATCCACACCACCGCCTCCGCCCACGGCAAGCGCGTCCAGGCCCTCGGCGGCGCCAAGAACCACATGCTGGTCCTCCCCGACGCCGACCTGGACGCGGCGGCGGACGCGGCCGTCTCCGCCGCCTACGGTTCGGCCGGTGAGCGCTGCATGGCCGTCTCGGCCGTCGTCGCGGTCGGCGCGATCGGCGACGAGCTGGTCGCGAGGATCCGCGAGCGCGCCGAGAAGATCAGGATCGGTCCCGGCGACGACCCGGCCTCCGAGATGGGCCCGCTGATCACCGCGGCCCACCGCGACAAGGTCGCCTCGTACGTGACGGGCGCCGCCGCGCAGGGCTCCGAGGTCGTCCTCGACGGCACGGGCCTGACGGTCGAGGGCCACGAGAACGGCCACTGGATCGGCCTCTCGCTGCTCGACCGGGTGCCGGTCGACTCGGACGCCTACCGGGACGAGATCTTCGGCCCGGTGCTGTGCGTGCTGCGCGTCGGCACGTACGACGAGGGGGTGGCCCTCATCAACGCCTCGCCCTTCGGCAACGGCACCGCGATCTTCACCCGCGACGGCGGCGCCGCCCGCCGCTTCCAGCTGGAGATCGAGGCGGGCATGGTCGGCGTGAACGTGCCGATCCCGGTCCCGGTGGGCTACCACTCCTTCGGCGGCTGGAAGGACTCGCTGTTCGGGGACCACCACATCTACGGCAACGACGGCACGCACTTCTACACCCGCGGCAAGGTCGTCACCACCCGCTGGCCGGACCCGTCGGAAACCCCGTCGGGCGTGGACCTGGGCTTCCCCCACCACCACTGA